One genomic segment of Odocoileus virginianus isolate 20LAN1187 ecotype Illinois chromosome X, Ovbor_1.2, whole genome shotgun sequence includes these proteins:
- the SPIN4 gene encoding spindlin-4: protein MSPPTVPPMGVDGVSAYLMKKRHTHRKQRRKPTFLTRRNIVGCRIQHGWKEGNEPVEQWKGTVLEQVSVKPTLYIIKYDGKDSVYGLELHRDKRVLALEILPERVPTPRIDSRLADSLIGKAVGHVFEGEHGTKDEWKGMVLARAPVMDTWFYITYEKDPVLYMYTLLDDYKDGDLRIIPDSNYYFPTAEREPGEVVDSLVGKQVEHAKDDGSKRTGIFIHQVVAKPSVYFIKFDDDIHIYVYGLVKTP from the coding sequence ATGTCGCCCCCAACAGTGCCTCCAATGGGCGTAGATGGCGTGTCCGCATACCTGATGAAGAAAAGGCACACCCACAGGAAGCAGCGGCGCAAGCCCACTTTCCTCACCCGTAGGAACATCGTTGGCTGCCGCATTCAACACGGCTGGAAGGAAGGCAACGAGCCTGTGGAGCAGTGGAAGGGCACCGTGCTTGAGCAGGTTTCCGTGAAGCCCACTCTCTACATCATCAAATATGATGGCAAGGATAGTGTGTATGGGCTAGAACTGCACCGAGATAAGAGAGTTTTAGCACTAGAGATCCTTCCTGAGAGAGTGCCAACTCCTCGCATTGATTCGCGCCTGGCAGATTCCCTGATTGGCAAGGCAGTAGGTCATGTGTTTGAGGGTGAGCACGGTACGAAAGATGAATGGAAGGGCATGGTCCTGGCGCGAGCTCCTGTGATGGACACTTGGTTTTACATCACCTATGAGAAAGATCCAGTCCtttatatgtacacactgctggaTGACTACAAAGATGGTGACCTGCGCATCATTCCAGATTCCAACTACTATTTCCCTACAGCAGAACGGGAGCCTGGAGAAGTTGTCGACAGCCTTGTGGGCAAGCAGGTGGAGCACGCCAAAGATGATGGGTCCAAGAGAACCGGCATTTTCATTCATCAAGTTGTTGCCAAGCCATCTGTCTACTTCATTAAGTTTGATGATGATATTCACATTTATGTCTATGGTTTGGTGAAAACACCCTA